The segment tttataactaaaaactgcaaaaaaaaagaaactgaaaaaaattttttcctttgacatagtcaagttttagcaaaaaaacaagtgtcaaaaaaactgtgtcaaagcaatttttgtcaaatttttttccaaatggataaaaatttgtcagagagctctaatttatcatttttaatcattttataactcaaaactgccaaaaaattgaacctgaaaaaaaatttttcctttgacatagttttgttttaaaaactaaatcaagagcaaaaaaactgtgtcaaaaactgtgtcaaagcaatttttgtcaaattttgctccaaatggataaaaatttgtcagagagctctaatttatcatttttaatcattttataactcaaaactgccaaaaaattgaaactgaaaaaaaattttcctttgacatagttttgttttaaaaactaaatcaagagcaaaaaaactgtgtcaaaaactgtgtcaaagcaatttttgtcaaattttgctccaaatggataaaaatttgtcagagagctctaatttatcatttttaatcattttataactcaaaactgccaaaaaattgaaactgaaaaaaaattttcctttgacatagttttgttttaaaaactaaatcaagagcaaaaaaactgtgtcaaaaactgtgtcaaagcaatttttgtcaaattttgctccaaatggataaaaatttgtcagagagctctaatttatcatttttaatcattttataactcaaaactgccaaaaaattgaaactgaaaaaaaattttcctttgacatagttttgttttaaaaactaaatcaagagcaaaaaaactgtgtcaaaaactgtgtcaaagcaatttttgtcaaattttgctccaaatggataaaaatttgtcagagagctctaatttatcatttttaatcattttataactcaaaactgccaaaaaattcaaactgaaaaaaaaatttttcctttgacatagttttgttttaaaaactaaatcaagagcaaaaaaactgtgtcaaaaactgtgtcaaagcaatttttgtcaaattttgctccaaatggataaaaatttgtcagagagctctaatttatcatttttaatcattttataactcaaaactgccaaaaaattgaaactgaaaaaaaattttcctttgacatagttttgttttaaaaactaaatcaagagcaaaaaaactgtgtcaaaaactgagtcaaagcaatttttgtcaaattttgctccaaatggataaaaatttgtcagagagctctaatttatcatttttaatcattttataactcaaaactgccaaaaaattgaaactgaaaaaaaaattttcctttgacatagttttgttttaaaaactaaatcaagagcaaaaaaactgtgtcaaagcaatttttgtcaaattttgctccaaatggataaaaatttgtcagagagctctaatttatcatttttaatcattttataactcaaaactgccaaaaaattgaaactgaaaaaaaatttttcctttgacatagttttgttttaaaaactaaatcaagagcaaaaaaactgtgtcaaaaactgtgtcaaagcaatttttgtcaaattttgctccaaatggataaaaatttgtcagagagctctaatttatcatttttaatcattttataactcaaaactgccaaaaaattgaaactgaaaaaaaatttttcctttgacatagttttgttttaaaaactaaatcaagagcaaaaaaactgtgtcaaaaactgtgtcaaagcaatttttgtcaaattttgctccaaatggataaaaatttgtcagagagctctaatttatcatttttaatcattttataactcaaaactgccaaaaaattgaaactgaaaaaaattttttcctttgacatagttttgttttaaaaactaaatcaagagcaaaaaaactgtgtcaaaaactgtgtcaaagcaatttttgtcaaattttgctccaaatggataaaaatttgtcagagagctctaatttatcatttttaatcattttataactcaaaactgccaaaaaattgaaactgaaaaaaaatttttcctttgacatagttttgttttaaaaactaaatcaagagcaaaaaaactgtgtcaaaaactgtgtcaaagcaatttttgtcaaattttgctccaaatggataaaaatttgtcagagagctctaatttatcatttttaatcattttataactcaaaactgccaaaaaattgaaactgaaaaaaaatttttcctttgacatagttttgttttaaaaactaaatcaagagcaaaaaaactgtgtcaaagcaatttttgtcaaattttgctccaaatggataaaaatttgtcagagggctctaatttatcatttttaatcattttataactcaaaactgccaaaaaattgaaactgaaaaaaaatttttcctttgacatagttttgttttaaaaactaaatcaagagcaaaaaaactatgtcaaaaactgtgtcaaagcaatttttgtcaaattttgctccaaatggataaaaatttgtcagagagctctaatttatcatttttaatcattttataactcaaaactgccaaaaaattgaaactgaaaaaaaatttttcctttgacatagttttgttttaaaaactaaatcaagagcaaaaaaactgtgtcaaaaactgtgtcaaagcaatttttgtcaaattttgctccaaatggataaaaatttgtcagagagctctaatttatcatttttaatcattttataactcaaaactgccaaaaaattgaaactgaaaaaaaatttttcctttgacatagttttgttttaaaaactaaatcaagagcaaaaaaactgtgtcaaaaactgtgtcaaagcaatttttgtcaaattttgctccaaatggataaaaatttgtcagagggctctaatttatcatttttaatcattttataactcaaaactgccaaaaaattgaaactgaaaaaaaatttttcctttgacatagttttgttttaaaaactaaatcaagagcaaaaaaaactgtgtcaaaaactgtgtcaaagcaatttttgtcaaattttgctccaaatggataaaaatttgtcagagagctctaatttatcatttttaatcattttataactcaaaactgctaaaaaattaaagctgaaaaatttttttcttgatttttaatttgaaattattttgcatacttaagcttgaaattgatcaaaatttaatttcaatggaACTTACGTTATCTTTTTGCGCTATCAAGTTGCTTATCCGTTGAATGACGTTCAAAGGAGTTCTTCCAACATTTTCATCTAATGGCAATTCATCCGGTTTCTCAGGTTGTTTACTTGTCACTGGGCtttctttcacattttctgCCTGTTCTTTAGTCGGCGAAGCTACCGAATCTGCTGGATTTGCATTTTCAGTGTTACTCCCTACATTTGTCGATGTACTTGGATACGCACTCAAGGTATTATAATTGGTATTTACAAtattactaattttatttacgaatTGCGAGAGAATTCCCGTGTCTTCTTCATCGTCAAAGTCACGCGCGAATTCTGTAAGCACTTTTGTTGAATGTAAATTTCGAtttgtgttcatttttttaatttttctatttttttagtctttaatttttatatttttttaaatttttttatgaatttacagTTTGATCGTTCACCGCCAAGTCCGGAATAACCGAAGACAAGGCAAGATCATTCCATTTTTGCTCCTGCTCCGTTAAGGTGAGATGCGCATCAGCGGAATCAGCTTCAGGATCGGGCAATTTCTCCGATGGGACCTGAATTTGGTCGTTTGGCAACTCGTCGAGGCGCCAATCGTTGTCGACAATATCGATCAAATATCCATCGAAAGGgggctgtaaaaaaattttgacgtcATTTTCGTGTTGATTTGGCGATAAAACTGTTTTCACTTACTTGACTGTCCATAGTACAATTTTACAGCTGCGAAATCGGGTaagcatcaaaaattttacttatttattacGTCAGACAGACTTCAGTGAGCAACGAagcgttaaaaaaatgttaaaattcaatttttacgaaatttgttgaattaatttttcgtttgttgtttttgttttgaagaatCAGCTGTCAACAAGTGACAATCGAAATGTCATAACAAAcgtgaaatgaaataatttttttaaattttggctcgaaaaaaggataaaagtccttaaaacaattttttttatcataaatgacactcaaaaaatactttattggcttaaaatttttttttaaaaacttaaaaaattaattttcatctaataaaaatacaatttttctcaataaaaatttataaaacaaaaatccgCTAATGTTGAATAAAACTGCTTTGATATTCTGCAATTGCTGGTGTGTAAAATCCGGCGGCTCAAATCTCACGGATTCCGAGTCCCACAGCCAGAACATCATGAGAAATGCAAAAATGTACCAACTGACGAGAAATTTCCGcataaaatgagttttttgtgAATGGAAGATGgcgatttaaattgatttttggaaAGAATCTAATgggattttattgtttttcaggTTTTTCTTATCAGATGTGTGGATTTCATGTTTGCGTAAGTTTATTTTGGTTAAATACTGACACACACATCGAtgcatgaatgaaaataataataaaatttgaagaaaaaaatatttacgaaaatgttataaaaatggAGGTACTAAAAAGtgtgaaataagaaaaatgaaagaggtaattttttttttataaaattttcaggtttagaaaacaaaaaaaaaatttttttagattatctATCAAAggaatggattttttaaaaattttgtaagctGCGAAGTATAAAAGACCTTTTTACTATTTTCAGCTCAAAGACTCATAAATGGAAATAATTGTCATCATAGCAAAATCTACAGTACTTACAAAacgaagaatatttttatctataaattataaataatcgGCAATTGATATCTTATGAtgctcaaaaactttttcaaaaaagagtCAAAGCCTTTCTTTTTGAAAGAAGGGGATTTGCATAAGCACTTCGGTCTAAAGAAATCCATCCAAAATCTGAATACAACAACCATCATCCAGTAATTGCTTCCGAATATAAAGACTTAAGTCGGCTTTTTCGAGGTCACCAACAAGCAGTAGAGGTTATGTGTCGAGGCAAGGAGTTTTGTATTATACGGCGGcaaccaacaaaaataacGGCGGCAACAGGAACTCTTTATCTATATCTTTTTTGACTACAAAAACAGAGCTAACATGAACTTAATGCACTTTAATGAACTACTGAGATACTTATTGCGAAACTATATTTTGCTGTTACACTCAAGCAGTAGAACGAGGAATAAAAGATATGGCAATTGTCAAAATACGATACTCCAAAAAATTCCACGATGGagtattgaaaattaagaaagcatctcgtacaaaaatatcaaaattttcatccaaacaagattttatttactttaaagagaaaataaaaagataattattaaaaaaatatttaattgtaaattagaacaaatttttctaaaaaatattttcacttgtaaaaaaaaattggataaaatcgatcaattttaaaataatttttttgcaaaaatattaaaaaactttttaaaaatttaaagacatAAAAGACATTAagtgacataaaaaatttcaacagtcaacacaataaaaaactttcatatcTATACAATACCGGTTAAGTACTCACATATACATGTGAATTTCAATCGTAAACAAGACACATGATTGTCtgcaaagtaaaatttttactgttttcGTCAATAatcattcaaataattttcgtggTTAATTCTTTAATCTTTGAAAACATGCAGCGAATCGAagcaaatttactaaaatctaAATTCAGAGGTAAAATTTGTTACAATTGTCAATTGTTGGaaacaaaattagttaaaGTGACATTTATTAGGCTCAATATTGGGCGTTTTAGCCGGCGATTGTTGCGGACTTCCatttgaatttgaagaaaacttGCAACCGcttgtcattaaaaataacttgaatCGACTCGAGGGACCTTATTACAaggtaattatttgaattttggggaaaattgattttaaagggATTcgaatataaagaaaaagacTCGAAAAAGTGTTTAATGTGATTCCAGgctatattatatattatattaaatatatttttataaatattttggaaaagcATTTCACATtctgtttttctcttttctatatttataatttatatttagagTATTGttttaacttcattttttttcttcatttcaaatattttttttttattaaaatctaatattttctCCTCTACTTTTCTGAAAAGTAAAGGAACTGACGTAGAGTATCTCCGCAGAGAATGTGTGAtgatatatataattttttatataataagaaaaattcttttaacaaacaaaaaaaaaataagaaaactcAAATTTACTCAAACGGGGCTTTCATGAAGCCCGGGGCATAGTCGAACATTTGATAGTCCGTCATGCCCGATTGCtgcatttgttgttgttgttgtgtttgcTGCGTTGGATCGTCAGTAGGCACGCCGGGAGGATGTCCCATGCCTTGCGACGTGacaatatcaaaattattctcaAAATTGCTATTGTTGCCGATCAGTTCGAGATTCGTTAGGATGTTCCCAATGTTATTGTAGGTATTTCCGACTTGCGGATGCGGATGATGATGCGGATGATTTTGATTTTGTGACGGATCTGGTTGATGATTCCACATGTTTTCCTGTCCGTAGAACAAGTCGGTGTTCGGGATGTTCATCAAATGGTTCGGCTGCTGATGTTTTTGCTCCGGATGATGATGCGATTGcggttgctgctgctgcggatGATGCTCCGCCGCATTGTGCCCATAGTAATTCATCGCGTCGGCAGATGGCGCTGAGCCATTATTGTACATTTGCATGTTATTCCAACTGCCTGTCATGTCGGGTTGCTGAGGCGCTTGTGGCTGTTGCATGTAATACTGATTCGTAAAGTCCGTTTGttgctgatgatgataattCGTGCCcggctgttgctgctgctgactCGGATATGGTTGCGTATTCTCGTACTTGATCATCTGATCGTTGTAGTACATGGCATTGGGgtcttgttgttgctgctgcggcGGCGGCACCGGCGTTTGCTGAACATGATGCTGCGGCATGGCGTTGTAATCCATGGGGGAAGCGCCTGCAGCTGTTTGCGCATTGCCATACGGTTGCATGTTATAGTCGAAGGTGGGATGCATGGCGTTTGTGGCATTATGGTACGTCGCTTGCGGATTGCTGTTTGGGATTGGCGCAGGTACGCCAGCTGCTGCGTGACTTGCTGCTTCGGCTTTCAGTGCTTTCTTCAGGGCGATTTCCTCGGgagttttcttctttttgggGACTTTTTCGCCATTTTGGAGCGTTTGGGTCGAGTCGCGGGTTACTTTGCCGTTCTTGTTGTGCGAAAAGTGAATATGGCGATCCAAATGGGAACGACGTTTATAgcactgaaatttaaaaaaaaaatttatattaaaaaataatttaagcccaatgcacattttgaaattttgtcctaAAGCGTATTTTGAatctttttcaaataaaaattcttaattttttcctattgaaaatttaaaaaaaaatcccattgcacattttaaattttttttctattaattttttcccaatgaacAGATTGAAATTGTCTctcaatgcaatttttttctgttttttcaaaataaaaaatactcaaaaaataaattcttattgtagattttgaaatttttcttattttttgcccaatgaaaatataaattttttttttaaaagcaaatattgaaattttaacccaataggcaattttaatttaatcccaatgaaaaattagaaaaaaattttattgaaaattcttaaatttctctcaaaacgaatattaaaaaattaagcccaatttttgcctaaaataaaaaagtcccAATAACAAAATTGACCCAAacctaaattttaagattttttgtcaaaattaaacttttgaagaatatttcattgcaaattttatattttttgcccaaaataaaattgaaattatgacccaatgcacattaaaaatttttttcccaatgcacattttgaaattttttgctaaatttcgtgattttttgcgaaaataagaatattttattgcaaattttatattttttgcccaaaataaaataagaatttcgacccaatacacattaaaaaaaattatcccaatgcaaatttcaaaaatttaaccacgtgatttgatttttcttcaattaattggtttgaaaaacgataaaaagttaagaaaatgtAATCTTACCTGATCACATTGCGTACACTGAAACGGGCGATATTCAGAGTGAACAATTTCATGCACTTTTAAAAGTCGTTTTATGAAGAAAGTCTTATCACAAACATTGCACTTCCAAATTTTAgactaaaaatcgaaaatttcccattaaaaactcataaaattttaatttttaaataatttttacctttttatgaGCCATTTCCATATGTTCATTCAACGTATTTTGATTGGTATATTCATTGCCGCAATGCTCACACACCAATTTGGATGGGTTATTCGAGTGAAGGGACTTTATATGGCGGTCCAAATTGCATTTcaatctaaaaattcaaagaaaaattattttaaaacattttttgagcaaaaatttgattggAGCTTACGTGAACTGCTTTGAACAATGAGTACACGAGAAGGATTTTGGTCGATGAACACGGCGAACATGCTGTaacaatctaaaaaaataattttttaaaaaatattttttaattttgaaaaattttatgttcgtACCTTGTATTTGTATCAAAATCTACGCCACAAATCTCACAGAGACGTTTATCCTGCTTGTGTTCCGTCTCCATAATATGCTTTTCGAGTCCTTTTTGATTCACAAAGATCGCCCCGCATTCGGAACAGACGTGTTTCggcactaaaaataattttttcagttaaaatttgtgcgaaataaattcaaaaaagcaaaattaccTGCCACATCTTCCTTATCCTTCGCTTTTTGATGGCACTGTAGATGAACTTGGTATTGTTGATTGCGCGTAAATGACTCGCCGCACTCCTCGCAAATAATTGGACGTTCTTTGATGTGAAATTGACGATTGTGTTCCACAATTTcctgtacaaaaataaattttttaaaattttgatggtttttgagataaattcGACTTACAGCTGGCGAAAATCCAATTTGCACTCCGCAATCCGGACATAAGCCAGGATGATGTTGAAAATGGAGCATCAGGGATTTGCGTGAACGGTAGctaaaatacgaatttttggttcaaaaaaatttttttaaattatttaaaatttaatgttgatttaaaggaaattcaatagttttattcaataaaaattaaaaaaaacgaatgaataaataaaataaaaaaaaattaaaaaaattattaaaattcattgaattaaaattttaattaatttaaagttttgatttaaaaaaataattattttttttattaaaaaaattattttaatttaatttattttttaaatttaaaaataaataaaaatatcttatttaaatgaaaaatcataaaaaaaaattttaaatttttactttttattttaaaattttttaaaaaaattttaataacaaattaattaaaaaaaaaaaaaaattcatttataaaaatttaattaaattaagtcttCTTTggtataagaaaaatatattaaaatattgataaaatgtttaaagttataaaattatcttatttaaattatttaaattctttattttattatttgaacaaaactaaaaataaataaaaattttattttttttttatttaattttgatatagaAATatcattggatttttttttaaataaacaaaattcgataaaataaaaattaaagaaaatttgtcttttaaaaaaaaataagtaatttatgaaatttaatttacttgaaattgtaatttatttgaaaaatatttttaaaaaattcgattaataaaaaaattaatttaatttttttttatttaatttaaaaaaaaatttatctgattTTTAATCCCtcatttaaactaaaaatcatagaaaaaaaatttaaaaaaatataaatttatttaaaatatttttttaattaaaaatttaaatttttggaatttaaaaaaataataattcttaaaaattaaattaatttgaaaaaaaatattataaaatgaattaaattatgaaaaaatattaaaaaattatttttttcaagaaaatttaaaaaatttaaacaaaactattgaatttcattaaaatcgacccaaaaaataaatattcacctCTTTTTACAGAAGATACACGGATaagttttcctctttttcgcGGGTTTTTTCGCATTTGGGTCACTCACGGAAGCCTTTGGTTCCTCGTCATCCTCTTCACTTTCCATCTCTTCCAACTTTTCATCGTCTAAATCGCCCATCACGACACTATTCACGCTATTATTCACTTTTCCTGTATTTGAGTCCTTCGACAAACGCCTTGCTTTGGGAGATTTGCTCGCTTCTTTGTGATTCACCGCTATCGGTTGCCGTACGAGCTTCTTTTCGAGCTCCGGATTGAGAATCAGTTCGTCGTAGTCGATGCTATCGACAAATTCGGGATTTGGCGGACTTTCGTGCCGCACGTTAGTCGATTGGGAACGCGCAGTAACTTTGCTTGCGGTAATTTTACGAAGTTTAACACTGTCGTCGGCTGCCGAAAGGCTCACTGAACGTTTAATTCCGCGCGGGATGACCGTTTTTCGCACCAAAACCCGTACTTTGAGGTTGGATTTTAGCTTGTTGACGCGATTTATGCCCGCGGTCCAACGAATTATCTCCTTGTACGAGTAGTCTTCGAGATTTTTTGTCGCGAGAAATCGATTGGTGATTTTATATAATACTTTGCACGTCGTTGTTGTCGCCTTCGGACGACTAATTTGGGACGAAGTGCTCCGGATGTAGTAGGGAAAGTGCAGTAAACTCTTCAAATTCTTGACTTTTGGTACAATTGAGTCGAGCTTCGCTTGCTCTACTTTTTCGTCGTCACCTTTAATTGCTTTCAGTACATCATTTACGTGACCTTTCACGAGTTCTGGGTTgctgtaaatttttgtcttcagTATTTCGCGGTCATTATATGTGAAAATGTTCTTCAAATAGGCATTAATTGCCGACAAAATGTAGATTATCGCTTCGTATTGATCCTCAATTGATGAAAGTTGCTTTATGATGGCCAACAAATGTATAGACTGCAATGTAGCAAAAGGGAAGAAACGAGTGAAAAAGTGCCATTGACGCGAAATTGCACGCGCCACACGGATGCCGCACTCACCTGATGCTTGAaataatctaaatttatttcttttgtgtCCATTTCATGAGGTTTTTACTCTTTTCGTCCATTGAGGATTCTTGTTTTGGTGACTGTTTTTCGAAGCGACTTGCAAATCTGCTAATTCGGCATTTTACGACAGTCCGACGGCACAAAAACTCGACGATCGTAAGTCGCGGATTTTTTTTCCGGACGAAAACTggagtgagacgaatgaaaatgattttgcaatttgtcatcatgctaattcaaattttcacccaaagcaaaatttggaaatatttttttttaaattttgaaaattaacgaaaaattcggaaaatttgagaaaaaaatcaactttagaatgaatatttattcaattttaggcaatttttacatttttaaaaaataaggccgctccaaattttttaaaattaatttttatttccatatttcgaatttttttttgagaaaaaaaaaaactttttaaaattatttgttttttacattttcgaaaaaattttttgagtgaaaaaaattttaaaaaattatttttttttattttttccttattatcgaaattttttttgagagaaaaaaatattttaaatttgattttattattttttaattgcgaaataatttttttttttaattattctttttactttttcgtattttgcaaatttttttaaattgtttctttttttccatattttcgaaaaatttttcgaaaaactccGAAAATCCAACTTTGAAGACGTAACTCTTCCCGCGAAGAATCaatatgagagaaaaaaatattttaaaattga is part of the Culicoides brevitarsis isolate CSIRO-B50_1 unplaced genomic scaffold, AGI_CSIRO_Cbre_v1 contig_13, whole genome shotgun sequence genome and harbors:
- the LOC134836306 gene encoding anaphase-promoting complex subunit 13-like → MDSQPPFDGYLIDIVDNDWRLDELPNDQIQVPSEKLPDPEADSADAHLTLTEQEQKWNDLALSSVIPDLAVNDQTVNS
- the LOC134836307 gene encoding uncharacterized protein LOC134836307; translated protein: MDTKEINLDYFKHQSIHLLAIIKQLSSIEDQYEAIIYILSAINAYLKNIFTYNDREILKTKIYSNPELVKGHVNDVLKAIKGDDEKVEQAKLDSIVPKVKNLKSLLHFPYYIRSTSSQISRPKATTTTCKVLYKITNRFLATKNLEDYSYKEIIRWTAGINRVNKLKSNLKVRVLVRKTVIPRGIKRSVSLSAADDSVKLRKITASKVTARSQSTNVRHESPPNPEFVDSIDYDELILNPELEKKLVRQPIAVNHKEASKSPKARRLSKDSNTGKVNNSVNSVVMGDLDDEKLEEMESEEDDEEPKASVSDPNAKKPAKKRKTYPCIFCKKSYRSRKSLMLHFQHHPGLCPDCGVQIGFSPAEIVEHNRQFHIKERPIICEECGESFTRNQQYQVHLQCHQKAKDKEDVAVPKHVCSECGAIFVNQKGLEKHIMETEHKQDKRLCEICGVDFDTNTRLLQHVRRVHRPKSFSCTHCSKQFTLKCNLDRHIKSLHSNNPSKLVCEHCGNEYTNQNTLNEHMEMAHKKSKIWKCNVCDKTFFIKRLLKVHEIVHSEYRPFQCTQCDQCYKRRSHLDRHIHFSHNKNGKVTRDSTQTLQNGEKVPKKKKTPEEIALKKALKAEAASHAAAGVPAPIPNSNPQATYHNATNAMHPTFDYNMQPYGNAQTAAGASPMDYNAMPQHHVQQTPVPPPQQQQQDPNAMYYNDQMIKYENTQPYPSQQQQQPGTNYHHQQQTDFTNQYYMQQPQAPQQPDMTGSWNNMQMYNNGSAPSADAMNYYGHNAAEHHPQQQQPQSHHHPEQKHQQPNHLMNIPNTDLFYGQENMWNHQPDPSQNQNHPHHHPHPQVGNTYNNIGNILTNLELIGNNSNFENNFDIVTSQGMGHPPGVPTDDPTQQTQQQQQMQQSGMTDYQMFDYAPGFMKAPFE